In a genomic window of Sporosarcina trichiuri:
- a CDS encoding YczE/YyaS/YitT family protein produces MILALGIAMTIKGQLIGIGPWDVLHVGLYQKVGLTIGSWSIITGLAIVLTTAAFQRKWPKYGTWLNMLLLGSFIDLFNWLLPDIHTIPGAIGMFIAGVVIMSYGIGLYVSPNMGAGPRDSLMLLIVHKFNISVKVVRTSIEVIVALLGWALGGPVGIGTVLIALLIGQVVHIAMPQCQRLLLRAAGEPNIEALL; encoded by the coding sequence ATGATCTTGGCGCTCGGAATCGCGATGACCATCAAAGGGCAGCTCATCGGCATCGGACCGTGGGACGTCCTGCATGTCGGCCTGTACCAGAAGGTCGGCCTGACAATCGGTTCCTGGAGCATCATCACGGGGCTCGCCATCGTCCTGACGACGGCCGCCTTCCAGAGGAAATGGCCGAAATACGGCACATGGCTCAACATGCTGCTGCTCGGGTCGTTCATCGACCTGTTCAACTGGCTGCTGCCTGACATTCACACCATCCCGGGCGCCATCGGCATGTTCATCGCCGGGGTCGTGATCATGTCGTACGGCATCGGGCTCTATGTTTCGCCGAATATGGGAGCAGGCCCGCGGGACAGCCTCATGCTGCTCATCGTCCATAAATTCAATATAAGCGTAAAAGTCGTCCGGACCTCGATCGAAGTGATCGTCGCGCTGCTCGGCTGGGCGCTCGGCGGACCCGTCGGCATCGGCACGGTTCTCATCGCCCTGCTGATCGGGCAGGTCGTCCATATCGCCATGCCCCAGTGCCAGCGGCTGCTGCTGCGCGCGGCGGGCGAGCCCAATATCGAAGCCCTTCTATGA